From the genome of Anopheles funestus chromosome 2RL, idAnoFuneDA-416_04, whole genome shotgun sequence:
GACTTTCTTCTCGTGCTCAACAACAAGTGGCTTAACCTTGGCGTAATGAGTGGAGTGTTACCTCAGTGAATCTTAAGCTAACTGTAACATTAATATAGAAGATAGGAAAGTCACGAAAGCTATAGTTCAGAATGTCCCAAGAAGATAATGGTACGGCATCGGCAGAAGCCGAATTACTTGCCGCTGATGACCAAGGCAATTCGGACGTGAGTTGGTGCACATACAAGACGATGatgaaattttgaatgaaaaaacacttttcccgTTTCTCGTTCCAGGGCACCGTTGAAGGACAAGCGGCAGCAcaattgcagcagcagcaaccgtcACGCGCTGAATCGTTCTTCGCCATCACCAAATCACTGATCATTAGAgcattgattatttatttcatctcTTCGTTCTTTCGCCGTCCAGCACCGGATGCCGGCGTAAACCAGCAGGCAACGGGCAAATCGAAGATTAATGCCTGGAATCTGTTCGACAATGGTACCGTTTTCGATTTGCACGTATACATTTCGGAAGATCAGTACAATGTGGACTTTAACGATCCGAGCAGTTTAGTTTGGCTGCAGGAGGGCCTAATTTACGGCGATTGGTACGGTGGGCGCGAAAAAGATGGCATTTTTACGCTTAACACTCACATCAAAGCCTCCGAGCAGCTGATGAACAATGGATCGATATACCTGCACACGTACGTCACGAAGACGGGTCTCAGCCCAAATCCGGCAGCGGGTGCAGAATTTGCGGGCAAAAACATGGGCCATGCAAGGGCCATGCTGAGCAAATACAAAAGGATCAAGCGCACCAAAACGCATAACTTGCTGGCgggagaaaaggaaaagttcgAGAAGGAGTTGGAAAATGCGCTGGTAGATGATAAGATACTTGCGCACTGGCATCCTAATCTTACGATAAATCTTGTCACGGATCAAACGAATTGGGTGAAAGGATCTGTGCCGCCGCCGTTGGACGAGTACATCAAATTTCTCCCCGGAGGACAAACGTACCTTCCGATCGTTTTCTACAACGACTACTGGAACATGATGAGAGATTATCAACCCATTAACAGCACGACTCCGGTGCTGGAACTGAACCTATCGTATCAACCACTGTCGCTGTTCAAGTGGCAGCTGTACGCGGCCCAAACGATGCGCAATAAGTGGGCGAACAATATGTTCACGGAAGCGCTATCCGGTGGTACCGAGACGGACGAAGATCAAGACTCGTTGAAGGAAGCGTTACTGGACAATAATCCTTATTTGCTGGGCGTGACGATCGTGGTAACGATTCTGCATAGCGTATTCGAGCTGTTGGCATTTAAAAACGACATCCAGTTCTGGAACAACCGCAAGTCGCTGGAGGGTCTCTCCGTTCGATCAGTATTTTTCGGTGTATTTCAATCGTTGATCGTGCTGCTGTATGTGCTGGACAATGAGACAAACTTCATGATTAAGATCAGCTGTCTGATGGGGCTCGGTATTGaggtgtggaaaatccagaaaGTTGTCAACATCAACATTAGCAAGGAAAACCGCGTCTTCGGCTTTCTGCCACGGATCAGCTTCACCGACAAGGGATCGTACGTGGAATCCAGCACAAGGCATTACGATAACCTTGCATTTAAGTATCTAGGATGGGTGTGTTTCCCGCTGCTGGTGGCATACAGCGTATACAGCGTGCTGTATCAGGAGCATAAAGGATGGTATTCGTTTGTGCTCAATATGCTGTACGGATATCTGCTCACCTTCGGCTTCATCATGATGACGCCGCAGCTGTTTATCAACTATAAGCTGAAGTCGGTCGCTCATTTACCGTGGCGAATGTTGACCTACAAATTTTTGAACACGTTCATCGATGATATTTTTGCCTTTGTGATCAAAATGCCTATGATGTACAGAATCGGATGCTTCCGTGACGGTAAGTCTAATGCTTGTGTATCTATTATGAATGTGTAAATACTATAACaatgtccattttttttcggtgttccAGATATTGTCTTCTTTATCTTCCTTTATCAACGCTGGATCTATAAGGTCGATTCGAAGCGTGTGAATGAGTTTGGTTTCTCGGCGGAAATGCTTGAATCCAAGGGCGACGCTACTAAAGCGAACGCAGCGTTGACTGAACCTAGTCCCAGCAGTGGCGATGAGCAGGAGTCACCGGAAACAGCCAGCCAGCCCTCTTCCCCcaatgcaaagaaaaagaagaacaaaaagtcTTCCCCAAAACGCAAGGGAGGCAACAAGTCGGCCACGGATAAGAAAGATGACTAATCTGCTGCACCATTAGTGTAATACAACCCTTAGAACTGCTTTGCCGCCCCCATGCATTGGAGCAAAAACACGTGAGGCAACTGTTGTCTTTATAATTGTATCTTTGGTGCATTCATTGCACTAATCACGAATTTGTTTTCTACCTAtagtatatttaattttcatcataGTTAATCCCAACGACGCAGTATAACAACCTACTGACGATCGTATACAGCTAAAACTAATAGTTATACTACAAGCTTTACTAGGTTCATTCATTGCCCTATAAAGACTATTGTTATGAAATAGTCGTGTAGCAAAGAAAGGAATGAATTAACGGTATGTTTTACAATGATCAAAGTACGTGTTTAGTGTAGTATGATAACTCAAAGCGTGAATTTCAAAAGCGAACAAAGAATTATTCGATTGGccgtcatcgtttttttttttcgttagtgCAAATGCGCTCCATGATGACAAAGTGTCTCAAGCACCATTGGTGCATTTGGTTAAGTTGCACATCGTTTTGATAAGGCACTTTGGGTTATCTTTATTGTTTGTTCAGTTTGCGCGATAGGCGAACGTGCTCCTGGCTTTTGTAAACATTGCTATGCTAATCTCGTTGATCGGACGACCCGATGATCAGCCGGGATATCTTGTGGGGCGTCTCCACTAGATTTTGGTGCGCTTTGTAACGCCGTATATAATGATAAACATAACTGGTGCCGTGGAAATATTCAAACGGGCAACTAAACaagtaaacataaaataataaaatgttctAGTTGTagagaaaagtaaaacatatttcgttttcattttctgctTTTGCTGAATAGATATTCGAAAAGTTCTGTAATGCCGCTCATTACAAGTTAACGAAATGTTgggtatttattttcaaatttatttgtttatctttAGCCAGACAACAAtttgaaagtttgtttttcctgcttGATGACCCCTGATGAGAAATGTCAAAATAGTATCAACATTTCGGTGACGAAAGCAACTCACTGTTTAGCATATTTCCCATCCCGTGCCTAGATGGCAAAACAATTGACCTGAAATGTATTCCGAATGGGCCTCACTGTATCCAATCATAGCGGAAAATATTACCAACGCCCAGTCGCAAAGTGTGCTTGGAAAGTTTAGTATCGTCGGTGGCCGTGATGTTGCGGCTGTGGTTATCAAGCAATTGGCAAGCACACTCGGTATCACCAACAATGCAGAACCGAGCAATCTTCACACGGACCAAGAGGTAAGACGCATCTCAAAGGCAAGCAAACGGTACATAGTTTACTTGCTACACCATCTCCCATCTTCCGTAGGTCCAATGGTGCATGGATGTAATATGCCACGGATTATCGCTACCGCTGTCCGAGCACGACATCATCAAGGACGGTGTGAACATTTACTGCGAATGGATCAGTGCCGTGCTGCCACAGACGAAGATCAGTGTACCACGGCCAATTATCGATGATCCGAATACATACGTTcggaaaataatcaaacatttGTACAATCTCTTTGTGCCTCGCCCTGGAGAAGGTACGGTTTCACTGCCCGGGCAATACACCTAATCgaaaaaaacgcaccaacTACAGTGCATTCTCACACGTGTggtcatgtgtgtgtgcgtgtgtataaGTGTGCATCGGTGTCACGATTTGCACTAATAACCAATATATACTACCACCTTTAGTGTGCAtgcacgtgtgtatgtgtgactCTGTAGCTCTCTATCCGCACTCAATTGGCACCAACTAACTCGATGCACTGATTTTCCAATCTTTCTTCGTTTCAAGTCTGGCCTTTCATTTACAAAGAGGAACTAGGTGAAcgctttaatattttgtttcgtttttttgccgATTGTTTGCACTCAGAGCTAGTACCATGCTAACCCGATGCCTGCCCAAATTTTTACAGGTTCGGATACGATCAATCGACAGGCCGTGCTTTGTCATCGTGTGCTGCGTACCCTGCAGGACACCGCACAAAACTCGCAAATACTCACGGTGGAAACATGGGAAGCGCTGCTCCTCTTTCTGTTAGCCATCAATGATATCCTGCTGGCACCGCCGATCGTTAAGGACGATGTAGGGGATCAGCTGTGCGAACGTGTGCTAAGCGTTTTGTTCGAAGTGTGGCTGTTGGCCTGCAGCAGATGCTTCCCATCGCCGTCGCTATGGAAAACGTTCCAGGAATCGTGTGCCGCCTGGCGTCACCGAATTGCCCTTGTCGAACAATGGAACCGTGTAAACCTGGGACTTACGGCTAAGCTACTTGAATTTACCTACGGTCCAGCGTTTCCAGAAATGAAGATCGGTAAATAAAATTCGAATCATGCATTGTACGCAAAATAATAAGCTCTCTTTTGTAGCTGACGAAGACGCCAATCTTGTGCCGGATGGTATGACCAACGACGGAATTGCGCAAGCTTGGATACGCTTTCTGAAGATCCTCGGAGCACCAACGGATCTTTGCTGTCCGCAGGTGATCAGCCGTACCCCACAGTTTGTCCAAGCGGTGCTACTTAACGCGGATGGGATTGAACCACAGCACCATCCCTGTTTGCTGAACCTTCCACAAATCTTTCTCAAGACGCTGAAAGGAATTGCCGGCTTAGTAGACGCTTTTCTCGGTAGGTAACGAACAGCTGCTGCTCCTTGGTTGTTGATTGTTTCAACTGaaacttttgtccatttttaCAATTACACGTAAGGCATAGCCCAGTTTAGAATGGACGAGCATAATCTTCTAGAAAACTTCAATCAGCTGTCATTCACAAGCGCTGGTGGTGGAATGCATACGAGTAGTGGATCGATCATTAGCTTTAGACACTCGGGAGGCGAGATCAAATCGAGCGCCCTGCGAGCAAGCGGAGGACTCGGGGGTCTTGGTCTCGGTGCCGCATTAGGTGTGGTCGGGTCAGGCAGTAGTTCGACTGCGGGAGCAATGGGTACTGTCTCTAGCGTCGTTACTGgttctggtggtggtggtggtgttggtggtggaaccGGTTGCATAAATAGTGTTAATGTTATAAGCTGCAGTTCGAATGCCGCTAGCACGGGAGTACAGAACAGTGGCAACGGGGGGAGCGGTGTCGGTGCGGGGTTTGGTTTTTCATGCGATGTATCTGCAGCGAGTCAGGGTAAAATCACAATCGTACTAAATATGTTAAACATTAGCAGCCGTTTACTAACTTCATTAAATCCCCCATTTTCGCGCACATCAAACATCCACTCATTCGTCATGCTAACGATCGCAATAATAGCTGACGGCGGTTTGGGATTTTGCAATGGCAAATCATCGTTACTCATCGCTGACGCTAACGGATCGGCTAACTCTCCAACACCGCCGCTACAACGCCGTCTGGCGAAGAGCTTCAGTGTTTCGCCGTCGCTACCGTCCGCACATGCTGTCATCTCGATGGCGCAAGCCAAGGGTTCGTGGACTTACTTGCTTGTTCGTCTCGGAATGTTCGTGTGTCGTTATACGTAGTTTGTTTGATATACTGCTGTCCGCTatatataaattttgtttaaatgccCCTCTTGTCATAGCTGTGTAGTGAATTCTTttctatataaatatatatccTTGTAGCCTATCATAATTTGCCTaatttgcacaaaacaaatttaacacaGGCATGATTGTTGCGCCTCATAGGACAATGTGTAGCGTGTAGTGCCCAAGTGGACAATTTCGCTCGTTTCACATCATTGCACCATTAAACACCTCCGTTTGCACCATTTATCGTTTGTCACCTGTTGTGAGCTTCTTTACAGTTAATGCATTGCATTTTCGGTTCGATTGCAGGATTTACCAAAGGTTCCTTTAGTGGACTAACCAGCAGTCGAAGCTCGTCTAACCATCCAACTAATGCGCCACAATCGGCATCCCTTCCGTCGACTGGATTTTCATGTAAGCTAGCAAATGTTTCTGGGTACATTTACAAATTACAATTTACGTAAAACTTCCTTCTCTTATACCTCAAGCAATGCTATCATTATGTCAAGAAAATCGTTACCCATTAGCTGCAAATCGTCCCAGATGCAATAGTATTTTGCATCTCTTCGGTGAGTGGCTCTTCGATGCGGCACACATTGGAGGTGATACGTGGATGCAAAATACGAAAAGTGAGTTCCACTTTGCACAATAATCCGAATCCCAAACTAATCAACATTCGTCCCTTCTTCCAGAACGCGCAGCCGAAGCCAAACGGCGTCCTTCCTCCATGATCATGGACAACCGGAAGGGTAGTTTGTCACAACCGCCTTCCTTGTCCGAGGTGAACGATGTTGCTCCAGGTCTCACCATTGACAAGTACGAGTCGGGAAAGGCAGAAGCACTTGGTGCTTTGTGTCGCATATTTTGTGCGAAGAAAACGGGCGAAGAAATTCTTCCAGTGTATTTGGCTCGGTTTTATATGGCACTTCACCAAGGACTTAAGACGAACGATAGCCGAGAGTGTATGGAAACGCTTGCCAGCATACTGTACAACTCGTCAGACTTGTTCCGCATTGATCTGGAAGGAATTCAGGTTCTGCTGCCTGCATTCATTGGCGCCTTGGAGCTTATACTGCCGGAGAAGGATCTAAAGATGCGTTCACAGAATGTGGTCATAAACAAAACTGAACTGCGGCGTGCTGCTATCAACATTCTGCTTTCCATGCTGGCCCTTCCGCTTCACTTCCAGACACTTCCCATACGCGACATTATGGGTGGACCGAATGACAGGTGAACGATCTGTCGAAGATCATCACGTTACGCGCTTTGAtaacggttttttgttgttgtccttTTTAACAGGAGTATAACTTTCATTCACCTAAAACCACGCCTTATCAACATTCTCATGAACGCTTTGCAAGTGGAAACGGatccacaaaacacacacatgctgCTGGGTGGGTTGCATCTGTGCGTTCAGGATGCAGTAACATTTGAAGAGACGGAAAAGGGTTCCGCTGAAGTATTGCACTCGTTGCACCCAACTGCTGAAACGTCCAATTTACTTAGCTCGGGTAAGTTTTTGCCAGGAGGAATAAATGCTtacgcattttatttttctttaatgccGCTCGAAAGTTATTCACCGCATTTGCAGCTTTATTTATCAATATAAAACaatgtatgttttctttttttttacaatattttttgtattttttcaccGTCGATTACattatggttttgtttaaaaatacaaacaaaaaaatcattgcttTCCCGTAAATTTTCTGTGCCATCGGAACGATCAACTGACCGAACTGAACCATTTGCCATCGCACCATTTTGTCGCCATCATTTTGTGCACCATTAATGCCGCTGCTAGCCTGCTCCGAGAAGAGTGCCTACTCCATGAACAGCGCCAATTCCAGCATCGGTGGACACAGTACCGCAACACTTAGCAATGAACCTTCTAGTTTGCCGGCTTTTGATGATTTCTCATCCGACATTATTCATGAGTTAGAATTGAGTTCATCTGCAATTTATGGTAATTAGTTAATTTCTTCTCATTCCCTACGTTATGATGCACGTGCTACCTTTATCCCAGTAAATGCTTTGTCTTTCGAAACCGATTTTgtgtaatatttgttttgcatagCTCCTCgctagatttttgttttcatcatttgTATTATTGACCTCTTATTTCAACATATGAGTTGTAGATCGCAACACCTGGTGTTACCTGCACATGTGTTGTATGTGATATAAAAGCACATAAATGGAGGTAGATTGCAAGCAATTTTCTGATGCGTCCCTGTATGATCATGCATTATATGCCGGGAGTTGAGGGCAGTGTAATAATACAGTTTCCTTCCCTCTCAGATAGCGCCCATGCATTGTTTGTGCGAGCAACCTATCTTGTGTGTCACCGTTTGATTTCGTCGTGGAAAACCGACCTCAACGTATCTCTGGCAGCACTGGAATTGTTGACCGGTTTGGCAGGAATGCACGTCAAAGATTCAGGTAATTGCGCTtcatttcaaatcaattaTGAAAGTTCAATGATTGTAACCGCTGATTTGCAGATGTGTTGGAGTGTAAACGGGCTGTTAAGTGGATTTGTGACTACATTTGCTACCAATGTTCTAGACCACCGCCAGCACACATTAAGGATCTGCATAGCACGATCGTGGCCGCGTTTCAGTGTACCTCCGCCTGGTTGATGAACCATCCGTATCTACTGCAGGATAAAGAATGTCTAACAATCGTACTGGAAGTCGTTGAGCTGGGTATATCGGGATCGAAAAGTGTTGGCAAACCGAGCGAACCGGTCAAGTATAAGGACGAGAAAGAGCTGAAACCGGCCAGTATGCGAGTGCGAGATGCGGCCGAAAATATGCTGACCATGATTCTGGAACAGATTGATTACTTTCCGAACGAATGTGGCAAGCAATCGCTGTCGTCCCTTTTGGATGAAGTAGTGCTGGCCAAGCACTCCAACACTTCCGGCGAGCATGTGGGCGAATTGCCCCAAGAGCAAGCGATCAAAAAGTTTAAGTATTTTGTGACGGAAAACTCAACCGTGCTTGCGCTGTTCGAAGAACCGCTCGGCAACGATCAGGATCCTCAACCAACGGTTACAAGTACGTATCACGGAGTTTTGTAATAACGATgcaatgaaataattatttccCTTACTTTTTTGCAGTTCTTATCCGTGGTCCGTTTGGTCGTCATGCTTGGACAATGCAACTGCGGCATCTGTCGAGAAGCAAATCGGGTACGAAATATCATGCACCGAATCCTGGCCGACCTGTACCGATGAACGATATTATGATGCGCCAGGAAATGGAGTACAAGTATTTCCCCGATTCGGTAGATCGTATTCCACCGTGCGTAGTGGACTATTCGATACCGACGCTGGATTCAGCGGAACAAAAGATCGGCAACCAGTCCACCAAACAGTTGGCCCGATTAGTTGAGCAGCAGGTCGGGTATGAAAAGCTCTCGTGGGCCGAAACGGAGTGTTCCGTCGATGGACTGGGACATGCCCAAGAAGCATCACCACCCGCTGTCTGTCACGAATTCCAAGCTGCCCGGTTGTTTTTGTCTCACTTTGGGTTTCTTACGATCGGTCAAAATAATGGTAGTGGACAAAAACTGGACGGTAGTGCACCGTTACTAACGACGCTTGATTCTTCCAAACAGGAGTTTTGTCAAGATTTGAAAATGTTGGATAAAATGTCACCCCGATCATGTGACACAATACACGTGTTCTACGTGAAGGCTGGCCAAAGCACGGAAGCAGAAATTATCGGTAACATGGAGCCAGACAATTTACCGTCCATTGATGCTCATTTCTGGAGAATGCTCTACACGATCGGTTGGCCAGTGAACGTTCAAGAGCACGCAGGCTGGACAGGTTTCGTTGCCAATAGTTGGAAGATTCCGCGTGAGAATAAATCATGCCCACAGACAAACGATGAACAAAGAGGTCGATCACCCGAAGAGTGGCAACTTAATGGCGAGAAAACCGTACTTTACTGGGCGGACGTTTCCTCGGAGATGGCAATTGTGGTGCCGAACCGTAACAACAAAGTGGACAACACTGTTGAGGATACAACGGACGGAAACGGTTGCCCGTCGACAACTTACGAGCGTAGCGTGAGCGAAATTCAACCCCGTTCGTCCTCTGtttcaaccaaccaaccacgGCAATACTCACTGGACAGTGAATCAGCTCGGCTCGGATCGATTAGCAAATCGGCCGATCCAATTCCACCGATGCGCCGCAGAACAGGGGCATCCAAACCCAGCACCCTGTACACTGCACCAACGGCCAAGATTTTGCTCGTTTGGCTGGAAAGCTTTGAGGATCATCTGACGTTCCCGGTGGATAACCTTTTGCACTACACCCGGGCTGGATATTCAGCCCAGCACGGTTCCGTTGCAGCTATCACTTCGGGCGAATGTTTCATCATCTATCTGCACGCACTGTCGTCTAGCTTGCTGCGCGTAAAACTCCAAGGACCGGTAGGGCGTATGAATTTCGCCATTCCTCTAATAGACGGCATGGTCGTCAGCAAACGGGTGATTGGATCACTCATTCGTCAAACTGCTTGCAATATGGCAAAGCGCAAGCGTTTGGACAATGATTCGTAAGTTGCACAattattgaaatgtttcaaaacacatttaaacaaTGTTTCCTATTTTGCAGCTACCAACCACCGCACGTTCGGCGCCGCATCAAGATTCAGGAAATTATGCAAAAGTATAAGAAAGATCTGACCGAGGCAGAGATGCTGGCCGATTTGTTTAAGCCGTCAATATAATGCACGTAATGCAACTTTAAAAAGTATTACACTAATTTATAACTAAACCACAACCTTCGTTTTATTCCGTCTCATCATTTGAGGCTTAACGTTATGCAATTCCAAACTAATGATACAATAAAGTATAAGGTTCGCACAACATGCGCAATCATAACTGATCTATATTTTGCTTCTCaaacatgaattttaattgcttACTTTACTCTTTCCCATATCCTTTTTAAAAGCGTAAGTAATCTTCAACAGAAAATTAGCTTTTTGTAGTATCTCATGCATTACGGAACCTGTATCGGAATGCcatggaaatatttttagcCAAATTTTATGTTGTGTCCCACTGTTCCAGGccggtttttctttccttccagcTTGATCAATAGTGTGCGTGCAAAAGGGCAGAAAAGTACAGGGTTCGTATGCATGGAAAATGTCCGCTGAAGATAAGCATTGAACGATCATGCAAAAATGTttgacaaaaaatagaaaatcacatttataattagataatttgcaaaatatgaattgatttgaattgaattaaaGTAAAATCTGTTCAACACACCAATTCTCGCATTTACCGCCATCTCCACCATACGCGCATCGGGTCAAACCGTGTACACTTGTTTCTTTTGGTGATGTGTGCGTAAGATCTCGCTTGTCTTCGGTTCAAACGATCGCAAGACGCATCTCGCCACTAGTACCAACTCGTTCGCGCAACATAACGGTCGTCGAAAGGGCACACACCGATCGTGGGCAACTTTAGAGCAATTGCAGTGACTGAAGTTTCAGTGGAGAAACGTGTTTTGCGTTGACAAAGCTTGCCTAGCCTTTTGCTATTCGTGTGAGAACGAGGGATTTGCACCAAAAATTCCTTGACGCTTTCCGCGACTGTGCCAATCGTGTTTACCAGCAACGTTCCAGCAGTGGCCTAAGCTAGCCGACGGGTAGGATTAAGTAGTTGATCTTTCAAATCAATACGAgtgttgagcaaaaaaaaaagggcgtGCATACAGGCCAAGAATAAGGGCAGTGTGTTCGATCTAGCTGTGGTAAGAAGGTGGCCAAATGTGTTGTGTGAAATGTTCGAGTAGTGTTCCGACACTACCGAAATAGTGTTGTGCTCGAGCTGAAACTCGACAGAAACGGCGTTTTATTAAGCGGCTCTCCTTCGGGagcaattttg
Proteins encoded in this window:
- the LOC125762813 gene encoding ral GTPase-activating protein subunit beta isoform X5 — translated: MYSEWASLYPIIAENITNAQSQSVLGKFSIVGGRDVAAVVIKQLASTLGITNNAEPSNLHTDQEVQWCMDVICHGLSLPLSEHDIIKDGVNIYCEWISAVLPQTKISVPRPIIDDPNTYVRKIIKHLYNLFVPRPGEGSDTINRQAVLCHRVLRTLQDTAQNSQILTVETWEALLLFLLAINDILLAPPIVKDDVGDQLCERVLSVLFEVWLLACSRCFPSPSLWKTFQESCAAWRHRIALVEQWNRVNLGLTAKLLEFTYGPAFPEMKIADEDANLVPDGMTNDGIAQAWIRFLKILGAPTDLCCPQVISRTPQFVQAVLLNADGIEPQHHPCLLNLPQIFLKTLKGIAGLVDAFLGIAQFRMDEHNLLENFNQLSFTSAGGGMHTSSGSIISFRHSGGEIKSSALRASGGLGGLGLGAALGVVGSGSSSTAGAMGTVSSVVTGSGGGGGVGGGTGCINSVNVISCSSNAASTGVQNSGNGGSGVGAGFGFSCDVSAASQADGGLGFCNGKSSLLIADANGSANSPTPPLQRRLAKSFSVSPSLPSAHAVISMAQAKGFTKGSFSGLTSSRSSSNHPTNAPQSASLPSTGFSSMLSLCQENRYPLAANRPRCNSILHLFGEWLFDAAHIGGDTWMQNTKKRAAEAKRRPSSMIMDNRKGSLSQPPSLSEVNDVAPGLTIDKYESGKAEALGALCRIFCAKKTGEEILPVYLARFYMALHQGLKTNDSRECMETLASILYNSSDLFRIDLEGIQVLLPAFIGALELILPEKDLKMRSQNVVINKTELRRAAINILLSMLALPLHFQTLPIRDIMGGPNDRSITFIHLKPRLINILMNALQVETDPQNTHMLLGGLHLCVQDAVTFEETEKGSAEVLHSLHPTAETSNLLSSDSAHALFVRATYLVCHRLISSWKTDLNVSLAALELLTGLAGMHVKDSDVLECKRAVKWICDYICYQCSRPPPAHIKDLHSTIVAAFQCTSAWLMNHPYLLQDKECLTIVLEVVELGISGSKSVGKPSEPVKYKDEKELKPASMRVRDAAENMLTMILEQIDYFPNECGKQSLSSLLDEVVLAKHSNTSGEHVGELPQEQAIKKFKYFVTENSTVLALFEEPLGNDQDPQPTVTILIRGPFGRHAWTMQLRHLSRSKSGTKYHAPNPGRPVPMNDIMMRQEMEYKYFPDSVDRIPPCVVDYSIPTLDSAEQKIGNQSTKQLARLVEQQVGYEKLSWAETECSVDGLGHAQEASPPAVCHEFQAARLFLSHFGFLTIGQNNGSGQKLDGSAPLLTTLDSSKQEFCQDLKMLDKMSPRSCDTIHVFYVKAGQSTEAEIIGNMEPDNLPSIDAHFWRMLYTIGWPVNVQEHAGWTGFVANSWKIPRENKSCPQTNDEQRGRSPEEWQLNGEKTVLYWADVSSEMAIVVPNRNNKVDNTVEDTTDGNGCPSTTYERSVSEIQPRSSSVSTNQPRQYSLDSESARLGSISKSADPIPPMRRRTGASKPSTLYTAPTAKILLVWLESFEDHLTFPVDNLLHYTRAGYSAQHGSVAAITSGECFIIYLHALSSSLLRVKLQGPVGRMNFAIPLIDGMVVSKRVIGSLIRQTACNMAKRKRLDNDSYQPPHVRRRIKIQEIMQKYKKDLTEAEMLADLFKPSI
- the LOC125762813 gene encoding ral GTPase-activating protein subunit beta isoform X2, with protein sequence MYSEWASLYPIIAENITNAQSQSVLGKFSIVGGRDVAAVVIKQLASTLGITNNAEPSNLHTDQEVQWCMDVICHGLSLPLSEHDIIKDGVNIYCEWISAVLPQTKISVPRPIIDDPNTYVRKIIKHLYNLFVPRPGEVWPFIYKEELGSDTINRQAVLCHRVLRTLQDTAQNSQILTVETWEALLLFLLAINDILLAPPIVKDDVGDQLCERVLSVLFEVWLLACSRCFPSPSLWKTFQESCAAWRHRIALVEQWNRVNLGLTAKLLEFTYGPAFPEMKIADEDANLVPDGMTNDGIAQAWIRFLKILGAPTDLCCPQVISRTPQFVQAVLLNADGIEPQHHPCLLNLPQIFLKTLKGIAGLVDAFLGIAQFRMDEHNLLENFNQLSFTSAGGGMHTSSGSIISFRHSGGEIKSSALRASGGLGGLGLGAALGVVGSGSSSTAGAMGTVSSVVTGSGGGGGVGGGTGCINSVNVISCSSNAASTGVQNSGNGGSGVGAGFGFSCDVSAASQADGGLGFCNGKSSLLIADANGSANSPTPPLQRRLAKSFSVSPSLPSAHAVISMAQAKGFTKGSFSGLTSSRSSSNHPTNAPQSASLPSTGFSSMLSLCQENRYPLAANRPRCNSILHLFGEWLFDAAHIGGDTWMQNTKKRAAEAKRRPSSMIMDNRKGSLSQPPSLSEVNDVAPGLTIDKYESGKAEALGALCRIFCAKKTGEEILPVYLARFYMALHQGLKTNDSRECMETLASILYNSSDLFRIDLEGIQVLLPAFIGALELILPEKDLKMRSQNVVINKTELRRAAINILLSMLALPLHFQTLPIRDIMGGPNDRSITFIHLKPRLINILMNALQVETDPQNTHMLLGGLHLCVQDAVTFEETEKGSAEVLHSLHPTAETSNLLSSDSAHALFVRATYLVCHRLISSWKTDLNVSLAALELLTGLAGMHVKDSDVLECKRAVKWICDYICYQCSRPPPAHIKDLHSTIVAAFQCTSAWLMNHPYLLQDKECLTIVLEVVELGISGSKSVGKPSEPVKYKDEKELKPASMRVRDAAENMLTMILEQIDYFPNECGKQSLSSLLDEVVLAKHSNTSGEHVGELPQEQAIKKFKYFVTENSTVLALFEEPLGNDQDPQPTVTILIRGPFGRHAWTMQLRHLSRSKSGTKYHAPNPGRPVPMNDIMMRQEMEYKYFPDSVDRIPPCVVDYSIPTLDSAEQKIGNQSTKQLARLVEQQVGYEKLSWAETECSVDGLGHAQEASPPAVCHEFQAARLFLSHFGFLTIGQNNGSGQKLDGSAPLLTTLDSSKQEFCQDLKMLDKMSPRSCDTIHVFYVKAGQSTEAEIIGNMEPDNLPSIDAHFWRMLYTIGWPVNVQEHAGWTGFVANSWKIPRENKSCPQTNDEQRGRSPEEWQLNGEKTVLYWADVSSEMAIVVPNRNNKVDNTVEDTTDGNGCPSTTYERSVSEIQPRSSSVSTNQPRQYSLDSESARLGSISKSADPIPPMRRRTGASKPSTLYTAPTAKILLVWLESFEDHLTFPVDNLLHYTRAGYSAQHGSVAAITSGECFIIYLHALSSSLLRVKLQGPVGRMNFAIPLIDGMVVSKRVIGSLIRQTACNMAKRKRLDNDSYQPPHVRRRIKIQEIMQKYKKDLTEAEMLADLFKPSI